TTGAGTGTTTCCAGAGCGGCATGAATAATTTCAAACTGCTGGCGCACCGTGACGCGAAAGGCCTCGGTATCATCGTTTTCAGCGCCAACGGCAAAAAATGTCGGCGTGACCACTTCAACCGGAGCGTGGGATTCTGCGGCGGCAGGAGCTTCCTGCTCGCTGCCCTCCTGCTCTGCGTTTTCCTGGCTCTCGTCAGCTTCGTGGCTACCGTTGCCGTTCTGGCTGGCCTGAGCGTCAAGAAGTTCTTGCGGCAGGGAAATGGGACCGCCTGTCTGGGCTTCCTGAAGCTGCTTGACCACGGGAGAGATGTTGAAAGGCGTGGCTGAACCCGCTTCAATATTGATGCGCTGCACCAGAGCTTCCAGCACGTCAACCACGAGAAGCAAAAGGTCTATCAGCTCGTGGGTGGGCGTGATTTTGCCCTGGCGGACATTGTTGAGCAGGGTTTCTGCTTCGTGCGTGAGCGAATTCAGTTCGCTGTAGCCGATAATGCCGCTGTTGCCCTTCATGTTGTGGAAGAAACGGAAAATATCGTTGACCAGTTCATCTCGTCCAACGGGATTTTCTTCCAGATCCAGGAGGGAACTTGTGAGGTTTTCGATGGTGTCGTTGGACTCATCGATAAAATCTTTCAGGTGCCCTTCGCCAAAGGCGGTGAGGGTATACGTGGGCAGATCAGGCAGCGTCTGCACCCAATCCTTGCCAGACATGGCTGTAAACTCTGCTTCGTCTCCGGCTGTGGCGGCTGCGTCATCGTTGCTGCTTTCGCTATACGTTTCCGCAGCTTCATCCGCCGTGGGCAGTTCATCACTAATGGCAGGGTCTTCAACAACCGAGGCAGGTTCGACAATCTCTTCTTCTGGTTGCGGCTCTGCTTCAGGCTCAGCCGCCACAGGCTGCGGCGCTGTTTCGCCAGCCATGATGGCATCAATCTGAGCCATGATGTGCCCAATCTCCACTTCGCCTTCGGCATTGGTGGATTCAAGATTGTCAATCATCTGGCGCAGGGCATCGGTGGATGCCAGAATGACATCCATGATCTCCGAGGTGACAACCATGGTGCCTTTGCGCAGTTCGTCCAGAATATTCTCAGACTTGTGCGCAAGCTGATTGATGCGGTTCAGCCCCAGAAAACCCGATGCGCCCTTGAGGGAGTGCATGGGCCGAAAGATATCATTCAGCAGAGCAAGATTGTCCGGCGCCTTCTCAAGCTCAAGAAGGTTAGGCTCGATGGTTTCGAGATGTTCTTTGGCTTCCGCGATAAAATCGGCGAAAAGTTCCGGATCAAAAAATTCCTGGCTCATAACCTGTACCTTTATATGGCTGAAAGCACACTATTGTCCGAATTGGACACATACTGTCTTTCTTATCGGCTATCCCAGAAGCATCTTTATATTACGGACCATTTTTTCAGGCTGTGCCGGTTTTACCATATACAGGTTGGCGCCGAGGCTCATGCCGGTCTGGATGTCCTTTTCCTGCCCTTCGGTTGAAAGAACAATGATAGGAATATCCTTATAGGCATCCTGAGCGCGGATGGTCTTGATAAACGTGAAACCGTCCATGCGGGGCATGTTCACGTCCGAAACAATCAGGTCGACCGGCTCAAGGCTGTAAAGCTTTTCAATAGCGTCAAGGCCGTCCTCAGCGGTGCTTACCTTGAAGCCTTCGCCCTTGAGAACAAAGGCTACCAGGTTACGGATAGTCTTGGAGTCGTCTACGACCATAATATGTTTTTTCATAGGTGATCCTGTCCGTCTGTTGTTGGCTGCCGTACAAAATTTCACCGAACTCTAGAGATTATTCAGACTATTGGCAAGTCGGAGCGTGTGCTATTTCAGCTGGGCAGACGATCAGACTTCAATAAGTTTGTCGACAATCAGTTCCGGGTCGATAATTCCGTGGAGGCGCTCCTTGATATTGGCGAGGCCACACAGAAAATCTGCCCCTTCGCCAAGTTGCGCCTCAATATTCCAGCTGATGCTGTCTTTTGAAACCATGTACATGGTGTGTATTTTGTCTATAATAAGGCCAAGCTGCATATCTTCTGTGCCGCAAACGATGATAAAGCTTTTTTCGGTATAGCGCTTTGTCTGGTCTGTGGTCAGCAATGCATCCAGGTGAAGCAGTGGCGTAACCTTCCCGCGCAGATTGACAACGCCAGCAATAAAGGGCGGTGCCATGGGAAGCCGGGTCAGCGGCATGTAACGCAGTACCTCAACAATTACCGGTACTGGCAGCAAAAAAACCTGTTCGCGCACATAGAACGAAACCATCTGTACCTGTTCTTCTGCCGCAAGCCTTGTGCGCAATGAAGGCCGGGCGGTTTCCGCCTCTGCATGCCCGGCATGATGAGCTGGGCGCGCATGGTCTTTTGCTTCTCCTGCTGCGCCAGCCATCACCTGCTCTGGTTCAAGCACCGGCATGGTCTGCAATGCATCGCTGCCCAGATATTTTTGCACAAAGGCCTGTTCCGCAGCGCTCAGCGTTGCGTCTGCCGCTTGCGGCACGGCCAGGCATTGGTCTGCAAAGTACTCTTCGGGCGTTTTTACCATAGTTTTACCACTTCTTCTGCAAGCGAATTATACCCGAGCGCTCCCTTTGAGCGGGCGTCGATATCATAAATGGTGCACCCCTGGGCGCTGGCCTCGCGAAAGTGCGTGTCCACCCCAATAACCGTTGAAAACATGGACTGCCCCATTTTGCGCCGCATCAGTTCAAGTACCCGTGTGCAGGCTTTTGCTCTCCTGTCGTACATGGTGGGCACCGCCCGGTAACGTACGGGCCTGCCCAGAGCCTTGTTCAACGTATGCAACGTGTCAAACAGCAGCTTGAGCCCGTGCAAGGCAAGAAAATCTGTCTGGATCGGAATTATCAGCAGGTCTGCGGCAACCAGCGCATTGACCAGCAGAATGCCCACATGGGGCGGACAATCCAGAATTATGTAATCGTATTCATCGCGCACATGCGTGAGGCTGCGGAGGAGCACACTTCCCTTGGCCTGACGCTCGCGAAAGTCAACTTCAAGTTCTGAAAGCCGTATGCTACCCGGTGCCACGTCCATTCCCGGCAGCGCCTGCACATGGATAAGATCGGGCCAGATCACGGGCCAGGCATCTTCCTGCGCAAGAAAAAGATCGTGCAGGCTGCAAGTGATGCCTTCGGGGTATATTCTCGCATGCAGCGTGGCGCAGGCGTGGGGGTCAAGATCAAGAACAAGAACTTTTTTCCCCATGCGGGCAAGCGCGCTGCTCAGCGAAATGGATGTCGTGGTTTTGCCGACGCCCCCTTTTTGATTGGCAATAGCCAGAACTTTTGCACACATGGTATCAGCATCAGCTCATTTTTCTGTAAACGATGGTTCCCTTGTGGTGTTCAAGCTGGAACGCGCGGCTGATGTTGTGCAGGGATTCGGAATGCCCGATAAGCAGCGCGCCATTGATTTCAAGGTTGTCGTAAAATGCGTTGATAACCTTGCGCTTCATTTCATCGTCAAAGTAGATGATAACG
This portion of the Desulfovibrio sp. UIB00 genome encodes:
- a CDS encoding chemotaxis protein CheW — encoded protein: MVKTPEEYFADQCLAVPQAADATLSAAEQAFVQKYLGSDALQTMPVLEPEQVMAGAAGEAKDHARPAHHAGHAEAETARPSLRTRLAAEEQVQMVSFYVREQVFLLPVPVIVEVLRYMPLTRLPMAPPFIAGVVNLRGKVTPLLHLDALLTTDQTKRYTEKSFIIVCGTEDMQLGLIIDKIHTMYMVSKDSISWNIEAQLGEGADFLCGLANIKERLHGIIDPELIVDKLIEV
- a CDS encoding ParA family protein, with product MCAKVLAIANQKGGVGKTTTSISLSSALARMGKKVLVLDLDPHACATLHARIYPEGITCSLHDLFLAQEDAWPVIWPDLIHVQALPGMDVAPGSIRLSELEVDFRERQAKGSVLLRSLTHVRDEYDYIILDCPPHVGILLVNALVAADLLIIPIQTDFLALHGLKLLFDTLHTLNKALGRPVRYRAVPTMYDRRAKACTRVLELMRRKMGQSMFSTVIGVDTHFREASAQGCTIYDIDARSKGALGYNSLAEEVVKLW
- a CDS encoding response regulator — its product is MKKHIMVVDDSKTIRNLVAFVLKGEGFKVSTAEDGLDAIEKLYSLEPVDLIVSDVNMPRMDGFTFIKTIRAQDAYKDIPIIVLSTEGQEKDIQTGMSLGANLYMVKPAQPEKMVRNIKMLLG